The Deltaproteobacteria bacterium genome contains the following window.
ACGCGCTGTCCTCGGCCATCTTTGCTCTCTTGCAAAATCACAGCGCCGCTTGCCGCCAGCTTGTCGACGGCGATTTCGATGCGGTCGTAATCGACGCTCAACATCTCGCAGGCGGTGCGCGCCAGCGCTGTCAGCGGCAAAAAGCAGTGGCCGCGCTCGGCCGATTCGCGCAGCGCGTGCAGCACTCCCGCTTGCACCCGCAGCGGAAAGTCGCCGCGAATGCCGATGGCGTTGGCAATCCGATCAGCAAGGATAAAGCCGATGCCGTGCACTTCGCGGGCAAGCAAATAGGGATTTCCCCGCACGCGTGCGATCGTATCGGTGCCAAAGACGCGATAGATGCGCAGCGCCAGCGAAGCACCCACGCCATGCCCCTGAAGAAAGACCATGACGTCTTGCATGCCGCGCTGCTCTTGCCAAGCCTGCATGATGCGGCGCGCGCGGCTCTCGCCGATGCCTTCCACTTCCAGGACCCGCAGCGGTTCCTCGGAAAGAACGCGCAAAGTTTCCAAACCGAACGCCGCCACCAATCGTTTGGCGTAGGTCGGCCCGATGCCTTTGATCATCCCGGAGCCCAAATATTTCTCGATGCCTTCGAGCGTTGCCGGATCGACTTTTTGCCACTGCTCGACTTGGAATTGCAGGCCGTATTTCGGATGGCGCTTCCACGCTCCGGTCACGCGGATTTCTTCACCCTCGGAGACCGGGAAAATGGTCCCAACGATGGTTGCACCCGGCCCGCCGTCGGAGTCCAAACGCGCGACAGTATAGTGGGTTTCCGGGCTCTGAAAAGTGATCCGGCCGATGGTGCCCTGCAGTGAGGTTTTATCGTTTAGCGGTCCCGCCACAAACGCTCCAGTCGCAATCCTACTTGAAAGCCAGAGCCCGGTAAACGTTTACCCTTGCGTTTTCGCCCCCCGATGCTTACATTTAGAGTATCCCCACATGACCACACTCACAGCACCGCTTTGGCTGGCTCGCTCTGGTTTGATTGCTAAGTTCGTTTCCTAACCGCGCCGGTTTTCCCGCTTTAGAAAGTGCGGGAAATAGGAGTTCGCAACGCTATGTCTTTGGAAAACATATGGTTTGAAGTCGTTTTGATCCTGGCGCTGATTCTCGCCAACGGTTTTTTCGCTTCGGCGGAAATCGCCATGATCGCCACCCGCAAAAGCCGCATCGATGCGCTACTTGAGCGGGGCGTCCGATCGGCGGCGGCGGTGGCGCGCTTGAAGAACGACCCTGATCGTTTTCTCGCCACCGTGCAGATCGGCGTCACCGTTGTCAGCACCATGGCCTCGGCCATCGGCGGCGCCGCTGCGATCGATTATCTAAAACCGCAAATCGCCACAATGCCGTTCCCGTTCGCTGCCCGTTGGGCCGAAGCCATCGCCATCGGCTTGGTCGTCGCACCGATCGCTTATCTCTCGCTTGTTCTGGGCGAGCTGGTGCCCAAATCTCTGGCATTGCGTTTCTCTGAAAAGATCGCCTGTGTCGTCGCCCGGCCGATCGAAATCCTCGGTCAGATCAGCGCACTTTTCGTTAAGCTTCTGACCGCTTCGAGCAATGCCGTGCTTTGGCTGTTCGGCGGCAAAGACGCCGAAGGCGCAAGTTTCATCTCCGTCGATGAAGTTAAATCGCTGGTGCGCGAAGGCGCCGCCAAAGGCATTTTCAATGAAACCGAAAAGGAGTTGATCCACAGCGTCTTTGAATTCACCGACACACCGGTCAAAGCGGTCATGCTGCCGCGCACTGAAATTCATGCCATCGAAGTCCACGCGACGTTGGCAGAGGTCGCCAAAAGTTTTGTTGAAAGCGGTTTTTCGCGCATCCCAGTTTACGACGGCAGCTTGGATAATGTCATCGGCATTCTCTACAACAAAGATGTCTTCAAAGCACTGCAAGAAAAAAGCGACTTTTGCATCCGCGAGCACCTGCACCCGGCCTACTTCGTGCCAAGCACCTTGCCAATCAGCGAACTGCTCAAGCATCTGCAACGGCGCCATCTCGCCATCGCGCTGGTGGTCAACGAATATGGCGAAGTCGAAGGGCTGGCGACACTAGAAGACTTGCTCGAAGAGATCGTCGGCGAGATCCGTGACGAATACGACCGCGAGGAGCGCGGCCCAGTCGAGCGCGTGTCCGATGGCTCGATGGTGATTCGCGGTTCGGCACTGCTGAAAGACTTGAAATCCGACTACAACTTGCCCTTCGAAGAATCGCCGGACTATCACACCCTCGCCGGCTTCGTCCTGGCGCAACTACAAACCATCCCGCGCGGTGGCGAGCGCGTCGAGCATAACGGCTATCGGCTGACGATCGTTGACATGGAAGGGCGAAGAATCGTCAAGGTCAAGCTGGAGAAGGCCCAGCCGAACTAATCCGACAATAATAGTTTATTTCTGCTGCCAGCGTTCGGTGTACCTTGCCAGAGGCAGCACTGCCAACAACACTTCATCGGTTGTCATGCTGAGCAACGCGAAGCATCTGCTTTGTCGGCGGCAGCAGATCCTTCGCTTACGCTCAGGATGACATGCTGATTGTTCTCACAAGCAAGCGAACCTTGGTTGTCGATTTCGGGTCTTTGCAGGCAATAAAAAAGCCCCGTCGCCATTTTCATGCGACGGGGCTCTTTGGCAGCGATTAATCGCAGTTTACTTCTTCTTGTCTTCCTCGCCCGGCTGCTTGCCGGGTTCGAAGCCGCCTACTTCGTGGTAAAGAACTTTCTTCTCTTCCTCGAAGGCGCGGACCGATGGAATCTGCCCAGGTAATCCCAGCTTCTTCCATTCGCCGGCGACTTTATCGTACATCTCTTTGCGCAGCGCCGTGCGTTTGGAGAATACCGGCAGATAGCGGTGCTCTTTGCAGGCGTTGATCAACGCCTTCGAGCCATAGGGCCGTTTCTCCGGCGGATTTTGCGTTGGGTCGAGCCAGGTGCTCCAGGTGTTGCGCAGAATATCGACATCGTCGATCGGGTTGCAGCGGCTGCTCATGGCCCAGATGACCTGATCCATATCGGTCGGGTCGATGTCTTCGTCAACGGCAATGATCCACTTGGTGTAGTAAGCGCCGCCAGGAACCTGCGCTGCTAGCGCCAGCGCTTGTGCGGCGTGGCCGGCATAGCGTTGTTCCAATGCGATCACCGTCATGCCGAACCCGCCGGCGCCAGCCGGATGGGCGTACACGCCTTGAATGCCCGGGACACCGAGCTTGTCGAGATCGTCCCAGATGCGCGCCGAGCGGATAATCGAGAAAAAGCCGCTCTGCTCGTTGGACGGATAATCCGCCATCAAAGCGTTGGTCAAAATCGGATTGCTGCGATAGTGAATCGCGGTGACTTCGACTAGCGGGCAGCCCGCTTCAGGTCGGCCGTAGTAGCCGGGAAATTCGCCGAAGGGTCCTTCTTTTTTCACCGAGTTCGGCTTGATGATGCCTTCGATCATGAACTCGGCGTTGGCCGGCAGCAGCAAGTTGGTCGTCTTGCCTTTGACCACCGGGATCGGCTCACCTTTGATACCGCCGAGATATTCATATTCAGAAACGTTCTTTGGAAAAGTCTGCGAGCCAACGACCATGAATAGCGGATCGATACCCCAGGCCGCCGCGACCTCCACCGGCTTTCCCTGCTCCCATGACCGGGTGATGTGCAAGCGCGCATCTTTGCCGGGCGACAGGTACAGGCCGCATTCGTTTTTGCCCTGCAGCATCATGCGATAGGTGCCGACATTGAGATAACCGGAATCGGGGTCGCGGGTAATAACGCAATCGGCGGTGCCAGCGTAGCGTCCGCCGTCGAGCGGCCAATGGCGCGGGATCGGCAGTTGGGTCAAATCGATCTTGTCGCCGGTCAACGTGTTCTGATAGAACCCCGCCTGGCTCGCCGGCACCTCTTTTGGAGCCATGCGATTTTTTAATTTGTCTTTGACACGGCGAATTAATTCTACCGTCGGCGTGTCCGGCGGCTCTTCCATGGTCAGCGCGATACGCGGAATGCTCGGACCTAAAATATTCCACAACGACTGCGCTTTGTACGGGCTCTTTTCATAGCCCTTGATATTGTCGAAAAGGATCGCCGGCGATGGTTTGTGCTTGGCGACGAGATAGCCAATGGCGCTCATCTCCTCTTCGCAGCTCACCGCTTCCTTGACGCTTACCAGGTCGCCCATCGCTTCTACGCGGTTTAACCATTCGCGCAGATCTTGAATCGGGCCGCCTTTGGCGTCCGACGTTTGCCGTCTTTCCGGTTTGGCCATTGGTTTCCTCCTGGGATAGTTCGTTGCTTCGATACTTATAGCTTGCCGCCCTTGGGCAGCAGCGATTTGAAATATGAGAAAGCGTCGTAAGATCGATACATCATATTTTCTTTCATGTAATCGATCTCCTTTTGCGGCATGATCGCCGGCTTGCCGACGCAGCTGGCGACGAACTGCATATAAGCCGTCCGCTCCAGGTAAATCGCATGGACGGTAGCATATTCCAAGCTATCGCCGACCACAATAATGCCATGCCCCTTGAGCAGCATCGCCATGCGGTCCCGCAAGGTGGCGCAAATGTCTTTGCCATCCTGAACCGTGTAAATCAGCCGCGGGCTGGGAAAAATCGGCGTTTCCGGCGCGAAGACTGCCGCTTGATTGTAAATCGGCAATATCGGCGTGCCGGCGACGGAGAAAGCGGTGGCCAAAGTCTGGTGCGTATGCACGACCGAGTTCACATCGGGCCGGGCGTGGTAAATCGCCGCGTGGATCATAGCTTCGCGCGGCGGATTGGCGATCTTGGTGACCGATCGCTTATTGCCCGCCTTGGCATAGTTCTGCTCGCACACTTCCATGTACTGATCGATGTCGACGAGGATGATGTGCTTGGGCGCAATCGCTCCCAACGGCGCGAGCACCGGCTTGATAAAAAACTTGCGCGTGCCGGGAATGCGCGCGCTGACATGGCCATGATAGTCCGCCAGGCCTTGATGAAACATGATACGATTGCCCAGCGCGACTTTTTTCTTCAGTTCTTCGAGATCCTTCTTACTAGCTGCCATAGAGTCCTCGATTTCTTAGGATTTAGATTTTACTTGCCTCAGTGCCGCCGGCGCCGGACTCGGATCTGCGCAGGTTCATCCAATTCCACTGATCGGGGAATTGCCGCACCTTGCGCTCGAGCCATTCGGTCATAACAACGGTATTTTCGCGAATCGCCTCTCTGTCCTTGGTGTCTCTTAACAAGTTCAACTCCGGTTCGATGATCAACTGCAAACGGTCGTCGGACCGGCGCACCAAGCATGCCGGCACCACCGCCGCGCCGGTGCGCAGCGCCAAAGTGACCGGGCCGCGCCGCGCATGAACGGTCTGGCCGAAGAGGGTCACCTCAACTCCCTTACTGCGGCGATATTCGTCGGCGATGATGACCGCGACCTCGTTGCGGCGCAACATCTCGCTCAATTCGCGCAGCGCTTGACGCCGCGGCCGCGCGTGGATGGTGCGCTGGCGCACGCGCAAGCGATACTCATCCAACAACTCGGCGAAGCTGCCTTCGCGCGGTTGATTGATCAGGACCGACGCCCGATATCCATCGATCGTCAGCCTGGTGCCAACCAGGAAAAAATTCCCCAGGTGGGCGCTCAAAACCAGCACGCCCTTGCCTTTCGCCAAGGCACGATCGAGATGCTCGCGACCTACCACGTCGATCTTCCGGCGCAGCTCCTCGTCGGAAGCCGAGACCGCCGCCACCAACTCGACACACGCGCGAAAAAAATTGCGCAGGGTGCGCCGCGCCGTGTTCTCCGCTTCCGTCGCGCTGATGCTGCTGCCAAACGCTGCGCGAATATTTGCGATCGAGCGCCGGCGAAACCCCGGGAACAAACGGAAACAAAGATTCGCTGACCGGTCGGCCAGACTCAACGTTGCCCTGGGAAAGCGCCGCGACGCAGCGCAGCCGATTTTCAATCCCAACCACGTGCTTGCATACGTAGCTTTGCCAATCAACCAATCGGTCATGCAGTTTGTGGGTCAGCACGCTGGCCGAGCGACACGAAGTAGCGTAATCTACGCCACTTTTCTCCCAGTGGCAAGCACAACGGGGGTCAAGCCTAGGTCGCCCGCTGGCACAAAACTCTTTGTAAATCGGCTATTTATCCCTATTCGTGGGCATTTGAACGAAACCGGCGCGGTTTTTCTGGGGAGCTTTCTATGGTAGAAATTTGGGGTTATTCCAAACGAGAACTGCTCCCATGAGAATGATACTGCCGCCGCTCAAAGAGCGCCGGGTCATCGACCGGCTCTTGTCTAGTTTTTTTCTTGAATATAAGCCTCAAGATTTTAAGAAGGCGATCGCCGCGCTTTGCCGTTTTTATAATTTGAAGATGCCCAAGATTGAATGGTTCGAATACATCGATTGGGGCAAGACCGCCGGCAAGACCTACGAGAACGGCCAGATTTATTTAGTTCATCCGGAGAACTGGAAGAACGGCCGTAAATATAACACCGAGCGCCGCTGGATCAACATGGTCTATCATGAGATGGGCCATTATGTTTTTTGGGCCGACGCCGAAAACAAGGCCGATATGTTCGCTGCGCGCATGGCGCGTGGATTGAACAATCACAAATAATGATGAGGGGGCAATTGACGAATCGCCCTAACCCTAACTGTTATGGACTACAAAGAAACACTTAATTTGCCGAAGACGGCTTTCCCCATGCGCGCCAACCTGCCGCAGAACGAGCCCAAGCAGGTCGAGAAGTGGGACGCCGAGCGCACCTATTTCAAGATGCTCGATGCCAACGCCGGCAAAGAAAAGTTCATCCTGCACGACGGGCCGCCCTACGCCAACGGCAACATTCACATTGGCCATGCGCTCAACAAGATTCTCAAGGACATCATCGTTAAATATCGTTCGATGACCGGCTTTCACTCGCCCTACGTGCCGGGTTGGGACTGCCACGGTCTGCCGATCGAACAACAGGTGGAAAAAAATGTCGGACGCGCCAAGAAACTGGCGATGAGCAAGTCGGAGGTCCGCAAGCTTTGTAAAGAGTATGCTGAGAAGTTTATTTCGATTCAGCGCGAAGAATTTAAACGGCTGGGTGTGTTGGGCGATTGGCAGCATCCCTACCGCACGCTCGACCCGCAGTACGAAGCGCAGGAAGTCCGCGAGCTCGGCAAGTTTGTTGCCTCCGGTGCACTCTACCGCCAGAAAAAGCCGGTCTATTGGTGTGCCTCCTGTATGACCGCACTAGCCGAGGCGGAGGTCGAATACGAAGACCATACCTCCGCGTCGATCTACGTAAAATTTCCCGTGGTAGATGACAAAGGCAAACTCGCAACCCAAAACTCGCAATCCGAAGCAGTGTATTTCGTCATCTGGACCACGACTCCCTGGACGCTGCCCGCCAACCAGGCGATCGCGGTCCATCCTGAATTTACCTATCGCCGCGTCAAAACGCCCCAGGGCGATTTGATTATCAATCACGAGTTAGTCGCCAAAGTAATGAGCGCGCTGGGTTTCGAAGCGAAAGACTATTCGATCAGCAGCAACGGCTGGCTGGGCGCGGACCTCGAAGGTATTCAGTGCCGCCACCCCTGGATGGAGCGCAACTCGCAGATCATCCTCGCCGACTATGTGACCCAGGACCAGGGCACCGGCTGCGTCCACATCGCACCCGGCCACGGCCAGGAAGACTACAATGCCGGATTAAACTACGGCCTCGAAGTGATGGCGCCGGTCGACGCCGAGGGGAAGTTCACCGCGGAGGCCGGCGACTTGAAAGGCGAATCGGTTTACAAAGCCGATCCGATTATCATTCAAAAGCTCGCCGGACGCGGCATGCTCCTCAAAGAAGAAAAATTGGCGCACAGCTATCCACACTGCTGGCGCTGCAAACGACCGGTGATCTTTCGCGCCACCGAACAGTGGTTCATCTCGATGGAAAAAAACGACCTGCGCAATCAGGCGCTCAAAGCCATCGACGAAGTAAGATGGATTCCGCCCTGGGGCCGCGACCGCATTCGCGGCATGCTCAACGCGCGTCCCGACTGGTGCATCTCGCGCCAGCGCTGCTGGGGCGTGCCGATTCCCGCGGTCTATTGCAAAAATTGCAACCAAGCCGTGCTGACGCGCGAGCTTTGCGACCATGTCGCAGCAATTTTCGCGAAGGAAGGTTCCGACGCCTGGTTCAACCGGCCGCTCGAAGAGCTGATTCCGCAAGACTTGAAATGCCCCGGCTGCAATGGTCGTGACTTCACCCGCGAAGAAGATATTCTCGACGTTTGGTTCGATTCGGGAGTGAGCTTCGCGTCGGTTGTCGAGCAGGATGCTCGCTTAGGCGGCCGCGCCAATCTCTACCTCGAAGGCAGCGACCAACACCGCGGTTGGTTTCACACCGCCCTGTTGACATCCTTGGCGACCCGCGACCGCGCGCCCTATGAAAACGTGCTGACGCACGGCTTTACCCTGGACGGCAAGGGCCGCAAGATGTCGAAGTCCGAGGGCAACACCATTGCGCCCCAGGACATCATCAAAAAATCCGGCGCCGAGGTGCTGCGCCTTTGGGTCTCGGCCGAAGATTTTCGCGAAGACGTGCGCATCTCAGATGAGATTCTCAATCGCTTGATCGAAGCCTATCGCCGGCTGCGCAACACCGCGCGATTTCTCATCAGCAATTTGTACGATTTCAATCCCGCGACCGACGCGGTGCCGGTCAAAGATCTCGACGAGCTCGACCGGTGGATCTTGCACCGCACCGAAACCGTGCTGGCGCGCTGCCGCGAAGCCTATGAGAATTGCGAGTTTCATCTGGTCTTTCACGCGCTCAATAATTTTTGCAGCGTCGACTTGAGCGCGCTCTATCTCGATATCGTCAAGGACCGCCTCTACTGCGAAGGCACGGCATCAAAAAAACGGCGCGCCGCCCAAACCGCGCTCCATCGGATTCTCGACGTGCTGGTGCACTTGATGGCGCCCATCGTTTCGTTCACCGCCGAAGAAGTGTGGGGCTACATGCCCGACAAGGACACGCACTCGGCGAGTATTTTCCTGTCGCCCATGCCCGCGCCCGACCGCGCGTTTCTCAACGACGAGCTAAGTGAAAAATGGGACAAGATTTTCCGCGAGCGCAGCGAGGTCTTAAAAGCGCTTGAGCAGGCGCGCACCGCCGGGGTCATCGGTCATTCGCTCGATGCTAAAGTGGTCTTGCAAACTCACAACGGTGCCGCGCCGTTAGCAGCGCTGCTCAGCACCGAGCCGCAGAAGCTCGCCGATGTCCTGATCATCTCTCAGGTGACCGCGGCAGAAAGCGCAGGATCGAGTCAAGCGTTGTATCAGGTGGAAAAAGCCCAGGGCGTCAAGTGCGAGCGCTGCTGGAAGTACGATTTGAAGGTAGGCACGGACGCCAGCCACCCGACGGTCTGCCCGCGCTGCGCCCAGGTGCTCAACTCTGGAGCGTCGACTTGAGCAGCAAAACCCGTCTGGTCACGATTTGGCTTGCCGTCATTCTGGTCCTCGACCAGGCGACCAAACTGATCGTCGATCGCAGCATGCCGCTGTACCATTCGATTCCGCTCATCGACAATTTTTTCAATCTCACTTACATCCGCAACACCGGCGCTGCCTTCGGCATCTTTGCCGGCAGCGCCGAAATTTTTCGCCGGCCGTTTTTGATCGTGGTTTCGATCGTCGCGATTATTTTCATCGTCAACATGCTGCGCCGTCTACCGGCGCGGGAAACCGGTCTCAGCACCGCTCTGGCGTTCATTCTCGGCGGCGCCATCGGCAATTTGATCGATCGGCTGATCTACGGCGAGGTGATCGACTTCCTCGACTTCCATTGGTCGGGCTACCACTGGCCGGCGTTCAACGTCGCCGACAGTTTCATCACTGTCGGCGTTGCGATCACGATTTTCTATCTCGTGCGCGCCAAAGGCGAAGACCCCTTCGCCGCCGCATCGCGATAGTTCTATCGGGCTTGAGCTCAGCTCTTTTGCGCCAAGATCAATGTAGTCCCTGGTAAGGTCTTGGGGATGTCGCCATGGATCGTGATCGACGCAAACTCGGCCCGCTTGAGCCAATCTGAATACTGCGACAGGGTCCAGCATTCGCCTTCCGGCGTGTGGGTCAGCGTGTAGACGGAGAAACGCAGCGCAAATGTCGGCTCGGTGCGTTCTTCGTTGGGCACAAAATCGTTCACAACGAAAATTCCGCCGGGTTTGAGCGCGGAGTACGCCTTGGCAAACAGCTCCTGATTGCCTTTGGGCGATTCGAAGCGGCAGAAGTTACTCGCCAAAACCAAATCATAATGATTCGTTTCAATGTTCG
Protein-coding sequences here:
- a CDS encoding class II aldolase/adducin family protein, coding for MAASKKDLEELKKKVALGNRIMFHQGLADYHGHVSARIPGTRKFFIKPVLAPLGAIAPKHIILVDIDQYMEVCEQNYAKAGNKRSVTKIANPPREAMIHAAIYHARPDVNSVVHTHQTLATAFSVAGTPILPIYNQAAVFAPETPIFPSPRLIYTVQDGKDICATLRDRMAMLLKGHGIIVVGDSLEYATVHAIYLERTAYMQFVASCVGKPAIMPQKEIDYMKENMMYRSYDAFSYFKSLLPKGGKL
- a CDS encoding HlyC/CorC family transporter translates to MSLENIWFEVVLILALILANGFFASAEIAMIATRKSRIDALLERGVRSAAAVARLKNDPDRFLATVQIGVTVVSTMASAIGGAAAIDYLKPQIATMPFPFAARWAEAIAIGLVVAPIAYLSLVLGELVPKSLALRFSEKIACVVARPIEILGQISALFVKLLTASSNAVLWLFGGKDAEGASFISVDEVKSLVREGAAKGIFNETEKELIHSVFEFTDTPVKAVMLPRTEIHAIEVHATLAEVAKSFVESGFSRIPVYDGSLDNVIGILYNKDVFKALQEKSDFCIREHLHPAYFVPSTLPISELLKHLQRRHLAIALVVNEYGEVEGLATLEDLLEEIVGEIRDEYDREERGPVERVSDGSMVIRGSALLKDLKSDYNLPFEESPDYHTLAGFVLAQLQTIPRGGERVEHNGYRLTIVDMEGRRIVKVKLEKAQPN
- the lspA gene encoding signal peptidase II, with the translated sequence MVTIWLAVILVLDQATKLIVDRSMPLYHSIPLIDNFFNLTYIRNTGAAFGIFAGSAEIFRRPFLIVVSIVAIIFIVNMLRRLPARETGLSTALAFILGGAIGNLIDRLIYGEVIDFLDFHWSGYHWPAFNVADSFITVGVAITIFYLVRAKGEDPFAAASR
- the ileS gene encoding isoleucine--tRNA ligase: MDYKETLNLPKTAFPMRANLPQNEPKQVEKWDAERTYFKMLDANAGKEKFILHDGPPYANGNIHIGHALNKILKDIIVKYRSMTGFHSPYVPGWDCHGLPIEQQVEKNVGRAKKLAMSKSEVRKLCKEYAEKFISIQREEFKRLGVLGDWQHPYRTLDPQYEAQEVRELGKFVASGALYRQKKPVYWCASCMTALAEAEVEYEDHTSASIYVKFPVVDDKGKLATQNSQSEAVYFVIWTTTPWTLPANQAIAVHPEFTYRRVKTPQGDLIINHELVAKVMSALGFEAKDYSISSNGWLGADLEGIQCRHPWMERNSQIILADYVTQDQGTGCVHIAPGHGQEDYNAGLNYGLEVMAPVDAEGKFTAEAGDLKGESVYKADPIIIQKLAGRGMLLKEEKLAHSYPHCWRCKRPVIFRATEQWFISMEKNDLRNQALKAIDEVRWIPPWGRDRIRGMLNARPDWCISRQRCWGVPIPAVYCKNCNQAVLTRELCDHVAAIFAKEGSDAWFNRPLEELIPQDLKCPGCNGRDFTREEDILDVWFDSGVSFASVVEQDARLGGRANLYLEGSDQHRGWFHTALLTSLATRDRAPYENVLTHGFTLDGKGRKMSKSEGNTIAPQDIIKKSGAEVLRLWVSAEDFREDVRISDEILNRLIEAYRRLRNTARFLISNLYDFNPATDAVPVKDLDELDRWILHRTETVLARCREAYENCEFHLVFHALNNFCSVDLSALYLDIVKDRLYCEGTASKKRRAAQTALHRILDVLVHLMAPIVSFTAEEVWGYMPDKDTHSASIFLSPMPAPDRAFLNDELSEKWDKIFRERSEVLKALEQARTAGVIGHSLDAKVVLQTHNGAAPLAALLSTEPQKLADVLIISQVTAAESAGSSQALYQVEKAQGVKCERCWKYDLKVGTDASHPTVCPRCAQVLNSGAST
- a CDS encoding UbiD family decarboxylase yields the protein MAKPERRQTSDAKGGPIQDLREWLNRVEAMGDLVSVKEAVSCEEEMSAIGYLVAKHKPSPAILFDNIKGYEKSPYKAQSLWNILGPSIPRIALTMEEPPDTPTVELIRRVKDKLKNRMAPKEVPASQAGFYQNTLTGDKIDLTQLPIPRHWPLDGGRYAGTADCVITRDPDSGYLNVGTYRMMLQGKNECGLYLSPGKDARLHITRSWEQGKPVEVAAAWGIDPLFMVVGSQTFPKNVSEYEYLGGIKGEPIPVVKGKTTNLLLPANAEFMIEGIIKPNSVKKEGPFGEFPGYYGRPEAGCPLVEVTAIHYRSNPILTNALMADYPSNEQSGFFSIIRSARIWDDLDKLGVPGIQGVYAHPAGAGGFGMTVIALEQRYAGHAAQALALAAQVPGGAYYTKWIIAVDEDIDPTDMDQVIWAMSSRCNPIDDVDILRNTWSTWLDPTQNPPEKRPYGSKALINACKEHRYLPVFSKRTALRKEMYDKVAGEWKKLGLPGQIPSVRAFEEEKKVLYHEVGGFEPGKQPGEEDKKK
- a CDS encoding lysophospholipid acyltransferase family protein, yielding MTDWLIGKATYASTWLGLKIGCAASRRFPRATLSLADRSANLCFRLFPGFRRRSIANIRAAFGSSISATEAENTARRTLRNFFRACVELVAAVSASDEELRRKIDVVGREHLDRALAKGKGVLVLSAHLGNFFLVGTRLTIDGYRASVLINQPREGSFAELLDEYRLRVRQRTIHARPRRQALRELSEMLRRNEVAVIIADEYRRSKGVEVTLFGQTVHARRGPVTLALRTGAAVVPACLVRRSDDRLQLIIEPELNLLRDTKDREAIRENTVVMTEWLERKVRQFPDQWNWMNLRRSESGAGGTEASKI